Genomic window (Temnothorax longispinosus isolate EJ_2023e chromosome 3, Tlon_JGU_v1, whole genome shotgun sequence):
gCATGCATAATATAGAAAAGAGTAATGTACTAGAGATAATGTACTAATGTATTaatgtaaacaaaaatttttacagaatgtaagatcaaaattaattttataatctttaaggaaaaatattttatttacacttatttatcttataatagAAGCACTTACTCTGTACTTGAAGATGAGGATGCCTGCTTTTTCGGATCATATCCTCTCTGTTTGGGCGGTAATGCTGTAAAACGGTTGTGGCACTGACTGTGATAAACTTGAAAACTGTTCGGCTTTTCCGGCAACACAACGTTCGAGAAAGCCAAATCAGCGTGTttccgaatttttaatatggctatacatttctttaactTGTCCGCatcaaaaagatttaattttccgCTTTTTTTGGAGCAAAATACGCAAAACGGATGTACGTTAGACATTGTCGCGGCGCAGCTCCGATTGGTACAAGTTCAACGGTCGCACTAGATAGCTTGGCGTCACTCTGGCAAATTCGGAGCATAGAGACGCCAAATTTGCTAgtgtaaatatttactaaaactCTTTAAATTCAAGAACTTGTGAGATAGTATAATAACGTCTGCATGGACGCTCTGTGTTTAATgagaaaagtataaatatctGATACCGCAAGAGCTGAAATTTGGTAATACAATAGTTAACTGAACaagttaaacgaaaaaaatatccaGCTTTATATTTAGTGAGGGAAAAGTGTCCAGCTGATGCAGTCAAAGATACAACGCGCCCGAGCGCATACCGATGCACAGCGTCATTCACTGCATCAGCTGGGCACTTTTCCCccattaaatataaagctggatgtttttttcgtttaagTTATTAACTTAACTATTAGTTTACAAAATTTCAGCTTTTGCGGTATCAGTTTACTCAGCGCATATTTTTCACTTCTTTACGTGAAAAGCTGGGGCATAATCCCCCACTCTACATTCAGCTGGATAcgttttttcatttctttataacATAATCAACATGTTAACAAAGTTTCAGCTTTTGCggtattagtttttttttattattattttacgtgtgTGGGAGGCTGCCGCAGCTACACCCCCCGGAACTGCGCAAGCTGGAGGTCCATTCACTTACTAGTGATACCAAATAGAGCTTAGGAAAAATTTTCAGCTTTTGTGAAATGACTAACTCTAAACGGTCGCTGGCTCCCGGACTATTAAGATATCATGGCGACAGAGTTTTCGTACGGTTCCGGACGTGGTTTGCACGCAATCCAAGCGTGACGTACCATTATTTCGCGACATTTTGCGTTGAACCTCACTCTTATTAGTGATATTAAGTGTAGTATTCTTGCGTATTATAACTTTCGactcgaattattaattgtttgagaaTAGCGCCTTCAGCGTGTTTATTAGAGACTCAATTAATACTCCGTGGGTGTCTCGCGTCCgccttaatattatttctgttagaTGAATCCAGACCAGACACCCCGCCACCGgctattcttgatttatttattgaatttatcttgTGTTTGATCGAAGCCGAATGGATAAACGttgttattttctcgacaatcagtactcaataaatgttattttctttgttatccaactgagtatgaaattaacgtgtcaccccgccgaatatcgcgctgcccttcattaaccccgcccgtgattaggtcaagctagccgattccacgcacctccccacttcgttttgcgtctcgtttaggttttcgcgatttcgtggacgcgaatgtacgcgtctggcgcccaacattcggaacatttcgtggagtatcggaggtgcgaggaaatcactggagaggccgaccatcccgctctcctaagtccttttgatccggcacacgtcccggagcggtccaggagtgcaaaaagtcgtgacagtgtacataaatatatatttacatgttaCAGCAAAGCGTGTTTGCAAAACACACTTGCAGTGGTTGCAATACAACACAACACCTTGGTCATCTGTAGAGGAACATTGGAACAAATCTCGTGAATTgagacatattttaattacagaacataaaggaaatatttctgatattttcaGTGAATACCCAGTACTCAAACAGGAATTAGGTTACACACTTGTAAgcaatgttaaatttatttttattatattattttttaaaaacatttatataatattattttttattttagttagaGAATGATTACAATTCTTTAATCAATgagaaatcaaatatttatagtaaatgGCCCGAACTGTCTAAGAAATTAGAAACATTATTGACAAAACGAGTTATGAAAGATAAAACGTTTGCTAAGCGACTAGaagaaattcaattatatGAAGAGGGAGatggtaatataaaattatttatttagtatcAAATTACAATTGACCTAATGGATGtgaatataattgtttaaatacacTGTACAGTGCATAGAGATGCTGCATTGCTCTCTTTAATACCTGTTCTGTGTCCTTCCAATGTGCGACTAAAGATACcaggaggaaaaaaaatatggcgACCTACAATAGCAGAATCAATGGATGCTTTCATTTGTCATATTAAGGTGTTTTAACGTTACATAAAGATAtttgtttgcaattttattaattgaaattttcttcaaataaaattaattaagtttatttctaatgtaactaaatagtatattgtccgaacaaattaattagcaattttctaacaaaagtttaaatattacagGTTCCAGGAGAATTGGAAAGAGTAAAACGTGGAAAACGAGAGAATGCTGCTAAATTGAAAGAAACCGTCCAACCTTACATAATTGTTGTGGGTTCACAATTCACTGCAGTCGAGACAATTTATATCATCATTGATGATGTCATgtataaaatggaaaatatactAAAAGCGGTCGACATTTTGTATAAAGTCTTTCAAGTTCTCAATGTAAAGTATCCAACTGGATGTGAGCAGGTATGGCTGTTTATCCAAAAGTATGTTTATGGGCGAACGACAAAGTGGGATAAGAACGACAAGTCTGTGATGAATCTAATAGATGAATTGGAGAgagtttgaattatataagaGATTTAATACGTATAGTATGTATTaattacgtataatattaactgattaattgaaatagtatttagttttaacttcagcgtttatttaattgtaagttaaGCGTATAAAGTTCTAAGACTGCGACAATATgcattattttgatatttaaaacattttttttttattagttttaactTCAgcgtttatttaattgtaagttaaGCCTATAAAGTTCGAAGACTGCGATAATATgcattattttgatatttaaagcattttttttttttcgtaaaaagtTTGACTGATTTTACCTTTCAAGATGTTCCGTTGCCATTTGTGTGAGAcaaaattcgaaaatattgACCGGTTTATTCGTCACTTTTCTTTACTTCATAAATTTGAAACGTGCAATCGTTACATATGTGTGCAGAATGATTGCTACCGCATTTATCAAACGGtcaaaagttttaaaagtCATTTGATTACCAATCATGTGGAAAACAATCAAAATTCTGTACTCAATAATTCATTACGAATTCAGCTTGCTGCTGATTTCTCAAGTACAAATGATAACGAAAACAGGAATTTTAATGTTCATACACCCGATTCACTTGTAATTGAAGATGAAGAATTGAAtgaagaatttctttttcatttaacCAACACTGAAGGGAAtctgattaatattaaagaacgATTGCGACATGAAGCTGCAAAGTTCGCGTCtactttttataatgaatCGTCAATGAATAGGAGACATGTGCAAACAATTGTCGATTCTACACATATGTTTgtcaagaatattatattttcacatCTAAAGCCAActgttttatcttttcttaatATGGATGATAGACGTAAAATCGAACAAGTCTTAAACTTATTCGAAAATGCATTCGAATTATTTGATTCGGAGTATAAAcgatttaaatactttaaagatTTGGGTACTTTAATAGAGCCAGAATCGTATGTGATTGGTCAACaaactattgaaaaaaaagttaattcaaattatgtaattgtacCTACAAATGTCACTGGTCAATATATATCTGTCAAATtagttttacaaaaattatttgtcataCCTGGctttttacaacaaattttaaattacatgcAAAGTTTATCAACGGaatcgaataatataatttcaaatattgttCAGGCTGAATCATACAAAGAATTACAAGCAAAGTATCCAAACAGAATAATTATTCCTCTGATATTTTACTACGATGAATTTGAAGTAAATGATCCACTCGGTTCCCATGCAGGCATTCATAAAATTGGTGCTGTGTATTATTCTTTGCCGTGTATACCTCCAAATGCTTACTCTCACCTTGTTAATATACAGGTTGCACTATTATTTAATGGTAACGATCGAAAAGAGTTTGGAAATAAAAGTACCTTTTTACCACTcatcaaagaattaaaatttttacatacgcATCCAGTATATAAGACGAATGATAATATTCACATTTATGTGAATTGTCGTTTATTTGTAGCAGATAATCTCGGTCGCCATGAAATAGGTGGTTTTGTTGAGTCTTTTTCAGCTAATAAACCGTGTTCAGTGTGCAAAATATCTCGTAATGAATTATTGAGTACAACTACCGAAAAACATGAACTTTTACGTAATGCAGAGAATTACAGAGCTGATGTACAAAAAAACGATGTTAGTACAACCGGAATAAATGCAGAATGTGTATTCAATGAAATAGAAGACTTTCATATTTTGGAAAACAGTGCTCTTGATATCATGCATGATATTTATGAAGGAGTTTGTGAGTATGATTTATCTCAAATTTTGCTACAAtacattgtaaatttaaagCTTTTTACACTTCAAGATCTAAATGAACGTATTGGAGCTTTTGACTTTGGAGTAAGTGAATTGAGTAATCGaattccttttttaaaaagagaaaaattaaataattttaatctggGTTTTTCTGCGGCTCAGGTAATacgttttacaaaatattttggtCTTATTATTGGCGATTTTGTACCTCATAATGATCCACATTGGGAACTCTACCTTACTCTAAGAGCGATCATTGATATCCTAAACGCTAGATCTTTTCAATTGCAGGAAATTGAATATTTGCAATGTTTGGTAACGGAACatcatgaaatttatattcagtTATTTGGTAATACGTTGAAACCGAAACACCATAATATGTTACATTACGCACGACTTATGCTTCGCGTAGGACCTCTGGTAAATCTTTGGTGCATGCGTTTCGAGGCGAAACATAAAGAGTCAAAAATAGAATCTCATATCGTAACTACTAGAAAAAATCTTCCATTAACGCTTGCGTTGAAAcatcaattaaaattgaatcacagattacttaataatatttcacttaccgatGAAATAATACTGGGACCAGATGTTTCTGTagattctatatattttcatccTCAATTTCAATCCTTTAAAGAATACTTACCAGAAATTTATACTACTGTTTCATGGATTAAAGTCCAAAGTATTTTGTTTAAGCCACAATTTGTGTTGAATGTTGATGTAACGGACATGTTACCTGTTTTTGGTTTAATCcactttatttgtttaaacgaAGCAAAAGAaccgttttttattttacaagtattAGACACTCTAAGTTTTTCAAGACATTTGTACGCTTATCGCATTTCGTTTTCAACTAATTGGAAAACTGTGAAATGTACTAATGCTAGTCAGTATAGCGTTACTTCCTTAGTAAAGTCGGCTGCTGccgattattttgtaatagaagatatgtaataaaattttttattatcctttatatcttttttatttaatacaaccaaaaattttggtttagtgtaataaataactgaactaaaatattatatacattacaatatttttatttaaagcaaGTAAACATTTTGGTTACAGGAACTAAATAGcggcaattaaattttttggttGCAATCAATAAACATTTGTTTGATCCTATTTTAACCAAATTATTTGATACAGTGTACCAAATTTTTGTTCTGacaacaaaattgttttttcagtgtaatttttttaatttcatgattgacattttataatcttttttatttattgtttgcttTTGTAGAGcaactagctggttacccagGCTTCGCCCCGGAAGACATGtgtaataagacacgcaaatagtctctctctctctctctctctctctctctctctctctctctctctctcttttttggCGCATAAGGATGAAATTGAACATCAGATTATGAGGGTGAATCCTGTGATTTTAGCGTTATCCGAGACTAGATTGACTGTAGAAATTGAGGATAGTGAGGTCAATGTACCGGGATATAGTATAGTTAGATGTGAtgctgaaaataaaaacacagGAGGAGTACTGTTATATGTTAgggatgatattaaatttaagatagTTGATAAGAAAATGATGGTGTCAAATTGTTGGTGCGTGGTGGCGTATTTgcatattgttatttttttgttttttttatttgtatacatttatacattacTCATTCATGCTTTGCCTAAAGTCGAATGACTAtggcataataaaaaatcaatcaatcaatcaatcaatctctctctctctctctctctctctctctctctctctctctctctctctctctctctctctctctctctctctctctctttctctctttctccctctctctctccctctccctctccctctccctctccctctctctctctctctttctctctctctcaatacaattctttaaaattcaatcaattatttcccgaaaaatttgtcaaacttctgataccggtttccaaaaagatcggtaacgaaaaattatatacttgatagcactccccgggaaattcaacccctactttatgtacaattctttgagattcggattcggattcagcgggtCAAAATACATGGGAATACACTAGTGTAGTGTCTCGGCCaagacactttttattttttgtgtgcctGTGTTATTTATGGtaaagtgaaattttctgatttagtttattgttatattcataaaataactttctgaataatatgtataacgcattatattgtaatacctacactaataaatattatagaaaaaataagaacatttttataatcgacatttctataaagtctccaaaaggggttaccgatttttttcttgcaacgttttccgcgaactactcatttgtTAAGGGGGTCATCCCGTGTGAcaaccgttttttttttaaggttcttttgcatttttttgcggcgaaatgaaaaaatacagagcttccaaatttttactatatatttattacatcttaaactatatgtgtaaatttttttatttaaaaatatagcgtCGATGGCGAGTTACATCACTGGAATGGCACCCATGTAAAAAGAAGCAGACAAACGGTGCCCACGATTCCGGCAAACTGGTTTATCTGAaatcaaaaaatcaaattgcattttaatctATAGGTGAATGGCTATCGTGGGAACtaggattttttaaaaatattaaaaatttaatttcttgcatgcttttaaaaattataactcaaaATAGCATGATTTTTTGcgactatttttttatgcggACAGAAAAcggttcaatattttttaaaaattctagttCCCACGATAGCCATTCACCTATagattaaaatgcaatttgattttttgattTCAGATATAATAAACCAGTCTGCCGGAATCGTGGGCACCGTTTG
Coding sequences:
- the LOC139809803 gene encoding uncharacterized protein, which gives rise to MKDKTFAKRLEEIQLYEEGDVHRDAALLSLIPVLCPSNVRLKIPGGKKIWRPTIAESMDAFICHIKVPGELERVKRGKRENAAKLKETVQPYIIVVGSQFTAVETIYIIIDDVMYKMENILKAVDILYKVFQVLNVKYPTGCEQVWLFIQKYVYGRTTKWDKNDKSVMNLIDELERV